One Gloeomargarita sp. SKYB120 genomic window, AGCCGTTGCACCTTAGCCCCTTTAGCCGCCAGGGCTTGCCAGCGAGGATGCGCAAGAATTTCCTGGAACCGCTCGTAGGCTACCTTGGCGTTGGCAATCGCGGTTTTGCCCCGCAGTGCCTTGGCTTGCTCGGTGCCGATGGCGTCCAATAACTTATCCACCTTGGTGTCAATCCGGCTCAGGAAGAAACTGGCCACCGACGCAACCCGGTCCACCGGCTCGCCCCGCTCGACCCGCGCTTCTAAGCCTCGGATGTAGGCCCAGGCGGTGTCCACATAGCTCTGGACGCTGAACAACAACGTGATATTCACGTTTACCCCAGCGGCAATTACCTGCTCGACCGCCACCAGGCCCTCCGGCGTCCCCGGAATTTTAATCATCACGTTGGGCCGGTTGAGGGTCTGGAAATAGCGCAGGGCCTCCCGCACGGTGCCTTCGGTATCCCGTGCCAACTGGGGCGGCACCTCCACACTCACATAGCCGTCCAACCCGTGGCTGTCTTCGTAAACAGGCCGGAGAATATCGCAGGCGTCTTGAATGTCCTTGAACACTAGGGATTCGTAAATCTGCTCCACCGATAGCCCAGCTTTGGCCCCCGCCACAATGTCCGCATCGTAAATGGCATTGCCAACAATCGCCTTTCGGAAAATGGTGGGGTTGGAGGTAATCCCGCGAATGCCCCGCGTCGCCATCAATTGCTGCAACTCACCGGCAACGAGCAGATTGCGGTTGAGATTGTCCATCCAAATGCTCTGCCCATACTTGGGAATCTCCAACAGGGGATTGGCCGCCGTCATGGTACGTTCCTCCTGTACCGCTTTCCTTACCTCTATTCTGGCCGCCGTCGCCAACCCCGCCGCCACTCCTTAAGACCAACTACAGCTTTGCTCTCCCTTGAAACATGAAAGTATGTTCATGTATAGTA contains:
- the tal gene encoding transaldolase codes for the protein MTAANPLLEIPKYGQSIWMDNLNRNLLVAGELQQLMATRGIRGITSNPTIFRKAIVGNAIYDADIVAGAKAGLSVEQIYESLVFKDIQDACDILRPVYEDSHGLDGYVSVEVPPQLARDTEGTVREALRYFQTLNRPNVMIKIPGTPEGLVAVEQVIAAGVNVNITLLFSVQSYVDTAWAYIRGLEARVERGEPVDRVASVASFFLSRIDTKVDKLLDAIGTEQAKALRGKTAIANAKVAYERFQEILAHPRWQALAAKGAKVQRLLWASTSTKNPQYSDVMYVEELVGANTVNTLPPETIEACADHCQISDHLRDGFDQAEAILAKVQALGIDLDKVMAELLEEGILKFTESFESLMNALRDKVAQLTPA